From a single Cyclobacterium marinum DSM 745 genomic region:
- a CDS encoding hydroxypyruvate isomerase family protein, protein MKETNPRRSVLKKMAGTGLAGLLVPSISNRLAAAESSLPEGIKGNVNHSVCRWCYNDIAFEDLCKAAVEIGLKSIELAGPEEWPILSKYGLDCAMPWGAGLGIEKGWNNPDLHEELIESYKKVIPKVAKAGYKQIICFSGNRNGLDDEMGIKNCAMGLKKVMPIAEKHGVTMCMELLNSKVDHKDYQADHTAWGVALCKEVGSDKMKLLYDIYHMQIMEGDVIATIKAHHTYISHYHTGGVPGRNEIDESQELYYPAIVKAILATGYSGYIGQEFIPKRPDKLASLQQGVEICDV, encoded by the coding sequence ATGAAAGAAACTAACCCAAGAAGAAGTGTGCTAAAAAAAATGGCAGGAACGGGGCTTGCAGGTTTGCTTGTACCATCGATATCAAACAGGCTAGCCGCAGCTGAATCAAGCTTACCGGAAGGTATAAAGGGCAATGTCAATCATTCTGTATGCAGATGGTGTTACAATGACATTGCATTTGAAGACCTTTGTAAAGCAGCAGTAGAAATCGGATTAAAATCTATTGAATTGGCCGGTCCTGAGGAGTGGCCAATACTATCAAAATATGGTCTGGACTGTGCAATGCCTTGGGGAGCAGGGTTGGGTATTGAAAAAGGATGGAACAATCCTGACCTACATGAGGAATTAATAGAAAGTTATAAAAAAGTCATACCTAAGGTGGCAAAGGCAGGATATAAACAAATTATCTGTTTTTCCGGCAACAGAAATGGTTTGGATGATGAAATGGGTATAAAAAATTGTGCGATGGGCTTAAAAAAAGTGATGCCAATCGCAGAAAAACATGGTGTAACGATGTGTATGGAACTACTTAACAGCAAAGTAGACCATAAGGATTATCAGGCAGATCACACAGCCTGGGGAGTTGCCTTATGTAAAGAAGTGGGTAGTGATAAAATGAAATTACTGTATGACATCTACCATATGCAAATTATGGAAGGAGATGTAATAGCTACCATTAAAGCACATCACACCTATATTTCTCATTACCATACAGGCGGAGTTCCGGGTCGCAATGAAATTGATGAAAGTCAGGAGCTATATTACCCGGCAATTGTAAAAGCCATATTGGCCACAGGCTATTCAGGTTATATCGGCCAAGAATTTATCCCAAAAAGGCCTGATAAACTGGCTTCATTACAACAAGGAGTAGAAATCTGCGATGTTTAA
- a CDS encoding Gfo/Idh/MocA family protein has product MKRRQFIQKSSLITGLVGLIPLYSFSTDLLASKKVRIGIVGGRFGASFQFHEHPNCIVEAVSDLREDRRNNLMKTYGCDKSYTSLDLLLKDSKIDAVFLATPAPDHAKHTLACLKAGKHVMCAVPLGMTIEECQEIKEAVLSTGKNFMMAETSVYMQGTITARKLYEEGRFGEIFSAAAEYNHPGLEVLWFEDGKPTWRHGLAPMNYPTHCTALLVSVTGERLKKVSCLGYGNGEGLLENNPYNNPFWNETAFFQTNQGHPFRVEVNWKGALRNAERGEWRGEKMSFYLPTGHSNEPTMVTNASEMAKDDAGFEHTRNKVAPYEITKWWETDMLPERMRHNSGHDGSHTFLTHEFIQSIVEDRMPRINIYEAMAYTVPGIVAHQSALRGGELLTIPDFDDRSN; this is encoded by the coding sequence GTGAAAAGAAGACAGTTTATCCAGAAATCCAGCCTTATTACCGGCCTAGTAGGCCTAATTCCATTGTATTCATTTTCTACCGATCTTTTAGCATCTAAAAAGGTTAGGATAGGAATAGTAGGAGGAAGGTTTGGCGCCTCATTTCAATTTCATGAACACCCAAATTGCATTGTAGAAGCTGTCAGTGACCTCCGAGAGGATAGGAGAAATAACTTAATGAAAACTTACGGTTGCGATAAGTCATACACTTCTCTTGATTTACTTTTAAAGGACTCCAAAATAGATGCAGTCTTTTTGGCAACTCCTGCTCCTGACCATGCCAAACATACCCTCGCTTGTCTAAAGGCCGGGAAACATGTTATGTGTGCTGTGCCTTTGGGGATGACTATTGAGGAGTGCCAAGAAATAAAGGAAGCTGTTTTAAGTACAGGGAAAAACTTTATGATGGCGGAAACCAGTGTATACATGCAAGGGACCATTACCGCTAGAAAACTCTATGAAGAAGGCCGTTTTGGGGAGATCTTTAGTGCTGCGGCAGAATACAACCACCCTGGATTGGAAGTTCTATGGTTTGAAGATGGAAAGCCTACTTGGCGACATGGTTTGGCACCAATGAATTATCCTACCCATTGCACAGCATTATTGGTAAGTGTTACGGGAGAAAGATTGAAAAAGGTTAGTTGCCTTGGTTATGGAAATGGGGAGGGCTTGTTGGAAAATAATCCCTATAACAACCCGTTTTGGAATGAAACGGCTTTCTTTCAAACCAATCAAGGGCATCCTTTTAGGGTAGAAGTTAACTGGAAGGGAGCCCTAAGAAATGCCGAGCGTGGTGAATGGAGAGGTGAGAAGATGAGCTTTTATTTACCTACAGGTCATTCCAACGAGCCTACAATGGTTACCAATGCATCGGAAATGGCAAAGGATGATGCCGGTTTTGAACATACTAGAAATAAAGTAGCACCTTATGAAATTACCAAATGGTGGGAAACGGATATGCTTCCTGAAAGAATGAGGCACAACAGTGGTCATGATGGTTCTCATACTTTTCTTACCCATGAGTTTATCCAATCCATTGTGGAAGACCGTATGCCCAGAATCAATATATATGAAGCCATGGCATATACTGTTCCCGGCATTGTGGCACATCAGTCTGCCTTAAGAGGAGGAGAACTATTGACAATACCGGATTTTGATGATAGATCCAATTGA